From one Dysidea avara chromosome 9, odDysAvar1.4, whole genome shotgun sequence genomic stretch:
- the LOC136265952 gene encoding TNF receptor-associated factor 4-like — MAIASCTLGNIGGYSGGYDYKFVNTPPDRLICKICHLPSRQAFLTTCCGHIFCKSCLDNAKRNTAVNCCPVCRDEEFISYTNKQADREIRGLHVMCINVERGCEWQGALSDIDNHLGNSDGCQFEDVNCINDCGMMLQRRHMASHVKTECTCRKINCQYCDIIGEHQFIDGEHKKRCPKFPLSCPNKCEVGIILREDMETHKNECPFEEVECFVKCGKILRRQDLTSHIENECPCRKVNCQYCHSTGEHQIIEGEHKEQCPKLPLPCPNKCEVESIPFEDMEAHKKECPLEIVQCEYHNVGCGERMMRKDLKKHGSEKMKEHLSLTKSSLASTTQRLNETQQELSLTYQELSSELADTKSQLNSALEQINSLMILVHQAAIPHGHTSGNLASIASRTKWWAKLAAMAAINRSGDQVLYLGKAGRLVFLPMWHSCIESRRYNDDC; from the exons ATGGCGATAGCCTCATGTACGCTGGGTAATATTGGTGGATACTCCGGTGGATATGACTACAAGTTTGTTAATACTCCACCAGACCGTCTCATCTGTAAAATATGTCACCTTCCCAGTCGACAAGCATTCCTGACTACTTGTTGTGGACATATTTTTTGTAAGTCCTGTTTGGACAATGCTAAGAGAAACACTGCTGTTAATTGTTGTCCAGTGTGTCGTGATGAAGAATTTATCTCATACACTAACAAACAAGCTGACCGAGAGATTAGGGGTCTTCATGTGATGTGCATTAACGTGGAGAGAGGCTGTGAGTGGCAGGGTGCGCTGAGTGACATCGACAACCACCTtggaaacagtgatggttgtcaGTTTGAAGATGTGAATTGTATTAATGATTGTGGGATGATGCTCCAAAGGCGACATATGGCCAGTCATGTTAAGACTGAGTGTACTTGTCGTAAAATCAACTGCCAGTACTGCGATATTATaggagaacatcagtttattgaCGGAGAACACAAGAAACGGTGTCCCAAGTTTCCCCTTTCCTGTCCCAACAAATGTGAAGTAGGGATTATCCTTCGTGAAGACATGGAAACACATAAGAATGAATGTCCTTTTGAGGAAGTTGAATGTTTTGTAAAATGTGGAAAGATACTACGACGACAAGATTTGACTAGTCATATTGAGAATGAGTGTCCTTGTCGTAAGGTCAACTGTCAGTACTGCCACAGTACAGGAGAACATCAGATTATTGAGGGAGAACACAAGGAGCAGTGTCCAAAACTTCCTTTACCCTGTCCTAACAAATGTGAGGTAGAGAGCATACCATTTGAAGACATGGAAGCACACAAGAAGGAGTGTCCTCTTGAGATAGTCCAGTGTGAGTATCACAATGTGGGGTGTGGGGAGAGGATGATGCGTAAGGACCTAAAGAAACACGGCAGTGAGAAAATGAAAGAACACCTTTCATTGACTAAGTCTTCATTAGCTTCCACTACACAGCGCTTGAATGAAACTCAACAAGAACTGTCACTGACTTATCAGGAGCTATCATCTGAATTGGCTGACACAAAGTCACAGCTTAATAGTGCATTGGAACAGATCAACTCACTAATGATTTTGGTACATCAAGCAGCTATTCCCCACGGGCACACTAGTGGTAATTTAGCATCGATTGCCTCAAGGACAAAATGGTGGGCTAAACTAGCTGCTATGGCAGCAATCAACAGATCAGGTGATCAG GTCTTATATCTAGGAAAAGCTGGCAGATTGGTGTTTCTTCCTATGTGGCATAGTTGTATTGAATCCAGACG atacaatgatgattgttga
- the LOC136266996 gene encoding uncharacterized protein — protein MKFIIAVCAVAIILCQTSNTDAITVSFQQSSYSLVEDAVSFSILLDLSVPLSNDFTVTVISSDITATANDDYFPGPFGITFSPGQTRQSLFTFIEDDIILESDEVFSYSIDSSSFPNGVTTGNFATINITILDDESTTVRFSQSRFNVTENRGPAQAMLVSDEPYSNEVVINVIASANTAHANDDFIAGTYSATFLPGVNTALFEISITNDDDFESTEEFTVSIDTHPAFIPSGVLIGDPSQAIVEILDDDGGQTIKNDPHFFIPLPNGENLCYSVQGQPDFMFSLIKDKYVQLNAQFVLPASDESHTIANVSTFLGDLGLLLRCPDTGITTAIQVSARDHSIKVENEHVVVGNKPVTVTISNTSVTATVYADVQDKLKDESAWLYINSVIGFGMKVRFYKKHLDMMITKSDGLTGEADGLIGQFMKKIIEIDENYKIMKIANHKPIAVVKGPAWHFLGTDDQCWYGVSTDNQGTGVIEGTYLDYVVEDLLPGF, from the exons ATGAAGTTTATCATAGCTGTGTGTGCTGTTGCTATCATTTTATGTCAGACTTCTAATACTGATG ctattacagtTAGTTTCCAGCAGTCCTCATACTCTTTGGTTGAAGATGCAGTTAGTTTTAGTATTTTGTTAGATCTAAGTGTACCACTGTCTAATGACTTCACTGTGACTGTCATCAGTTCAGATATCACTGCTACTGCTAATG ATGATTATTTTCCTGGACCATTTGGGATCACATTTTCACCAGGGCAAACCAGACAGTCATTGTTTACTTTCATAGAAGACGACATTATATTGGAGTCCGATGAAGTTTTCAGTTATTCGATTGACTCTTCTTCTTTCCCAAATGGTGTTACCACTGGCAACTTTGCCACGATCAATATAACAATCTTGGATGATGAAT CTACGACTGTGAGGTTCAGTCAGTCAAGGTTTAATGTCACTGAAAACAGAGGACCAGCGCAAGCTATGTTAGTCTCAGATGAACCATATTCCAATGAAGTTGTGATAAATGTCATTGCTAGTGCAAATACTGCTCATGCCAATG ATGATTTTATAGCTGGAACATACAGTGCCACCTTTCTGCCTGGAGTAAACACTGCTTTATTTGAAATTAGCATAACAAATGATGATGACTTTGAATCTACTGAAGAATTCACTGTTTCCATTGACACACATCCCGCATTTATACCTAGTGGTGTACTGATTGGTGACCCATCACAAGCTATTGTAGAAATAttggatgatgatg GTGGCCAAACCATTAAAAATGATCCTCATTTCTTCATACCACTACCTAATGGAGAAAACTTGTGCTATAGTGTGCAAGGACAACCCGACTTTATGTTCAGTTTGATCAAAGACAAGTATGTACAGTTGAATGCTCAGTTTGTGCTGCCTGCCAGTGATGAGAGCCACACAATTGCCAATGTCTCTACATTTCTTGGTGATCTTGGGCTATTATTAAGATGTCCAGATACTGGTATTACTACAGCTATCCAAGTGTCTGCAAGAGATCACAGTATCAAAGTGGAAAATGAACATGTTGTTGTTGGGAACAAACCAGTTACAGTAACAATTTCTAACACATCTGTTACTGCTACTGTGTATGCTGATGTGCAAGACAAATTGAAAGATGAATCTGCTTGGCTTTACATCAACTCAGTCATTGGATTTGGAATGAAAGTAAGATTCTATAAGAAACATTTAGACATGATGATTACCAAAAGTGATGGATTAACTGGTGAAGCAGATGGATTGATAG GACAATTTATGAAGAAAATAATTGAAATTGATGAAAACTACAAAATAATGAAGATAGCAAATCACAAGCCAATAGCAGTAGTGAAGGGTCCAGCGTGGCACTTCTTAGGAACTGATGACCAGTGTTGGTATGGAGTATCCACTGATAACCAGGGGACTGGAGTGATAGAAGGCACTTATTTAGATTATGTGGTAGAAGATCTCCTTCCAGGGTTTTGA